The Candidatus Arthromitus sp. SFB-mouse-Japan genome includes a region encoding these proteins:
- a CDS encoding redox-sensing transcriptional repressor Rex, whose amino-acid sequence MSSKISKVVIKRLPKYLRVLEGFLIREIERVSSRELAIKLGSTASQVRQDFNCFGDFGQHGYGYKVKELYLKIKEILGLSKKYNCIVIGAGNIGQAIMNYSKFFTMGFNIEAIFDINPKIIGLSFRGIEVLDIELLNDYIKNNKIDLAILCVPEFQAESIYTVLKDRVIGIWNFATVDLVSTEKTFVENVNLNDSLFTLTYFINNGV is encoded by the coding sequence ATGTCTAGTAAGATATCTAAAGTAGTAATAAAAAGGTTGCCTAAATATTTAAGAGTTTTAGAAGGTTTTTTGATACGAGAGATTGAGAGAGTATCATCTAGGGAACTTGCAATAAAATTAGGTTCGACAGCATCTCAGGTTAGACAAGACTTTAATTGTTTTGGAGATTTTGGACAACATGGATATGGATATAAAGTTAAGGAACTATACTTAAAAATTAAGGAAATATTAGGTTTAAGCAAAAAATATAACTGTATTGTTATAGGTGCTGGAAATATAGGACAAGCTATTATGAATTATTCAAAGTTTTTTACTATGGGTTTTAATATAGAAGCTATATTTGATATAAATCCTAAGATTATTGGGTTATCTTTTAGAGGTATAGAGGTATTGGATATTGAATTATTAAATGATTACATAAAAAATAATAAAATTGATTTAGCGATATTGTGTGTTCCTGAATTTCAAGCTGAATCTATATATACAGTATTAAAAGATAGGGTAATTGGAATTTGGAATTTTGCAACAGTAGATTTAGTATCTACTGAAAAAACATTTGTTG
- the rpe gene encoding ribulose-phosphate 3-epimerase — translation MENIINPSILSANFINLERDLYQLKESGINKIHVDVMDGHFVPNITFGVDQIKQLKESTDFYLDCHLMVQNPETIIDKLIDISVGCITLHVESSNHIYKLVQEVKKCNVDCGIALNPGTSIYNIIDLLDIIDKILIMTVNPGFGGQKFIEHMLKKIRLLSSIMNRYNINSKIIQVDGGINLYNIDTIYDLGVRDIVVGSYIFSGDSIYNNINGLKNKISRFM, via the coding sequence ATGGAAAACATAATAAATCCATCAATTTTATCAGCGAATTTTATCAATTTAGAAAGGGATTTATATCAATTAAAAGAAAGTGGTATAAATAAGATACATGTTGATGTTATGGATGGACATTTTGTACCTAATATAACTTTCGGGGTTGATCAGATAAAACAATTAAAGGAATCTACTGATTTTTATTTAGATTGTCATCTTATGGTTCAGAACCCTGAAACTATAATAGATAAATTAATAGATATATCCGTAGGATGTATAACATTGCATGTAGAATCAAGCAATCATATTTATAAACTTGTACAAGAAGTAAAGAAGTGTAATGTTGACTGCGGCATAGCATTAAATCCAGGAACTTCTATATATAATATCATAGATTTATTAGATATAATTGATAAGATATTAATAATGACGGTTAATCCCGGATTTGGTGGACAAAAATTTATAGAGCATATGTTAAAAAAGATAAGATTGTTAAGTAGTATAATGAATAGATATAATATTAATAGTAAAATTATACAAGTAGATGGAGGAATAAATTTGTATAATATAGATACAATATACGATTTGGGAGTTAGGGATATAGTTGTAGGTTCTTATATTTTTAGTGGGGATTCTATTTACAATAATATAAATGGATTAAAAAATAAGATAAGTCGATTTATGTAG
- a CDS encoding V-type ATP synthase subunit D, producing MNKLNVNPTRMELTKLKKRLSVATRGYKLLKDKQDELIRRFIILIKYNNDLRKKVENKLSDSFKDFVISRGILGNEFLDEAMIYSSNKVRLDIGTKNIMSVNVPVLKFDDVPNYSDRIQYGFFNTNSELDSAIINLRSIFSELLELAEVEKSSQLMADEIEKTRRRVNALEYRTIPDLKETIKYIRMKLDENERGALTRLMKVKDIINDR from the coding sequence ATGAATAAATTGAATGTTAATCCAACAAGAATGGAGTTAACAAAATTAAAGAAGAGACTGTCTGTAGCTACTAGAGGATATAAACTTTTAAAAGATAAGCAAGATGAATTAATAAGGAGATTTATAATACTCATAAAGTATAATAATGACCTTAGAAAGAAAGTTGAGAATAAATTATCTGATTCTTTTAAAGATTTTGTAATATCACGAGGAATTTTAGGGAACGAATTTTTAGATGAAGCTATGATATATTCATCTAATAAAGTTAGATTAGATATTGGCACTAAAAATATAATGAGCGTTAATGTTCCAGTTTTAAAATTTGATGATGTTCCAAATTATTCAGATCGCATTCAATATGGATTTTTTAATACCAATTCCGAACTTGATAGTGCAATTATAAATTTAAGATCTATATTTTCAGAGTTACTTGAATTAGCAGAAGTTGAAAAATCATCTCAACTTATGGCAGATGAAATAGAGAAAACTAGACGTAGGGTAAATGCTTTGGAATATAGAACTATACCAGATTTGAAAGAAACAATAAAGTATATTAGAATGAAATTAGATGAGAATGAAAGGGGAGCATTAACAAGATTAATGAAGGTTAAGGATATAATTAATGATAGATAA
- the lepB gene encoding signal peptidase I gives MINRLKFNNRLIYILLWIIFIIIIPVYLANNLVKSVFFVTVTSNSMYPTVKSGDRLIIYRNYRNIKRNDIIVFYSEELDKNLIKRVIAVPGDIIDLDENLNLMVNGEKVAESNYFINRNCLIHNQFVVPDESYFVIGDNFDNSFDSRFWNNKFVCSNSILGRAVILFYPIERFKYLFI, from the coding sequence ATGATTAATAGATTAAAGTTTAATAATAGATTGATTTATATTTTACTATGGATTATTTTTATAATTATAATACCTGTTTATCTTGCCAATAATTTAGTAAAAAGTGTATTTTTTGTAACTGTAACTTCCAATTCTATGTATCCAACAGTGAAGAGTGGTGATAGGTTAATAATTTATAGAAATTATAGAAATATTAAGAGGAATGATATAATTGTATTTTATTCAGAAGAATTGGATAAGAATCTTATTAAAAGAGTTATAGCTGTCCCTGGAGATATTATAGATTTAGATGAAAATTTAAACCTTATGGTTAATGGAGAGAAGGTTGCTGAATCTAATTATTTTATTAATAGAAATTGTCTTATACATAATCAATTTGTTGTACCAGATGAATCATATTTTGTAATAGGAGATAATTTTGATAATTCATTTGATTCTAGATTTTGGAATAATAAATTTGTATGTAGTAATTCGATATTGGGACGTGCAGTTATATTATTTTATCCTATTGAAAGATTTAAGTATTTGTTTATATAG
- a CDS encoding mannose-1-phosphate guanylyltransferase, translating to MTYALILAGGRGLRLYPLSRRKKPKQFLDMIEGKSLLYNTISRVSKIISSDRIYIVTNKEFVDNVVLESMNFIDKSNIIIEPYDKETAVCIALASVKLLKKDKDANILIFPSDHYIKECDNFYEVIDCAINISNRKRYIVTIGIKPTMPNMGYGYIKIGEKLNYNCNLDIYRVANFIEKPNFEMAKDFISAGNYLWNSGIFCFRADIYLGEVKKYLPNIYNSMIKIYKTIDDKNQDFFVNSIYSELDAISIDFGVMQKTRRAYVIEGLFEWDDIGSFTSLKKFLYLYDTNFVMGNVLCEKSKNCIIFGNDNLTITFGVKDLIVVNSDNVTLILDKNREQEMKYISNILSDNDNFDKFI from the coding sequence ATGACTTATGCTTTGATATTGGCAGGTGGGAGAGGTCTAAGGTTATACCCACTTTCCAGAAGGAAAAAACCAAAACAGTTTTTAGATATGATAGAGGGTAAAAGTCTATTATATAATACTATTTCTCGGGTTTCTAAAATAATTAGCAGTGATAGGATATATATTGTTACAAATAAGGAATTTGTAGATAATGTTGTTTTAGAATCTATGAATTTTATAGATAAATCTAATATAATTATTGAACCTTATGATAAAGAAACTGCTGTATGTATTGCTCTAGCATCAGTTAAATTACTAAAAAAAGATAAAGATGCTAATATCTTAATATTTCCATCGGATCATTATATAAAAGAATGTGATAATTTTTATGAGGTTATAGATTGTGCTATTAATATATCAAATAGAAAGAGATATATAGTTACTATAGGAATTAAGCCTACTATGCCTAATATGGGATATGGGTATATAAAAATTGGAGAAAAATTGAATTATAATTGTAATTTAGATATATATAGAGTAGCTAATTTTATAGAAAAACCCAATTTTGAAATGGCAAAGGATTTTATATCAGCTGGCAATTATTTGTGGAATAGTGGTATTTTTTGTTTTAGGGCAGATATATATTTAGGAGAGGTGAAAAAATATTTACCTAATATATATAATTCTATGATTAAAATATATAAGACTATTGATGATAAAAATCAAGATTTTTTTGTAAATAGTATTTATTCTGAGTTAGATGCTATTTCTATAGATTTTGGCGTCATGCAAAAAACTAGGAGGGCATATGTCATTGAAGGATTATTTGAGTGGGATGACATAGGTAGTTTTACATCCCTTAAGAAATTTTTGTATTTGTATGATACTAATTTTGTTATGGGAAATGTTTTATGCGAAAAAAGTAAAAATTGTATAATTTTCGGTAATGATAATTTAACAATTACTTTTGGTGTTAAGGATCTTATTGTTGTTAATTCTGATAATGTTACTCTAATTTTAGATAAGAATAGAGAACAAGAGATGAAATATATTTCTAATATTTTAAGTGATAATGATAATTTTGATAAATTTATATAA